A single genomic interval of Methylophilales bacterium MBRSF5 harbors:
- a CDS encoding aldolase gives MINEKNISKIESDLFGGFWPGIQLYYPPVKYSPSNSTYEDLEAASARFKKHAHQTIAHTLIFDLEDGCSKKELSRELLKLELGGLRKSRPDVQIAIRINPFRTTEFEKDITLLKVVSDYVDVVMLAKAGEAYGSAEVRDLSSILLDLNPKITIQPIIEHPRSLKIVPDLMSYNTVKHVVFGIHDFSKAMGINITPTNWIEELTYFLNQIMFEARIAGKGVIGGVETLIGEHIMPEKFIEPHDVRRWLDLHGDDESRIVYRHAVTEAEKGLTGKQVIHPGHIHLCKVAYTPSPTEINLRIRVLKAAIEADALLGGAIKFEGEMLDPPMFGKALQTLLRAHALRALNQEDTDFAISVLNKLPAQVIRENWPYGAIL, from the coding sequence ATGATTAATGAAAAAAATATCTCAAAAATAGAGTCAGATTTATTTGGCGGGTTTTGGCCTGGAATTCAGCTGTATTACCCTCCTGTGAAATATTCACCCTCTAATAGTACTTACGAGGATTTAGAGGCTGCGTCAGCAAGGTTTAAGAAACACGCTCACCAAACCATTGCTCACACTCTAATTTTTGATTTGGAAGATGGATGTAGTAAAAAAGAATTAAGTCGAGAGCTATTAAAATTAGAGCTAGGTGGTTTAAGAAAATCCAGACCGGATGTGCAAATTGCTATCAGAATCAATCCATTCAGAACAACGGAGTTTGAAAAAGATATTACTTTATTAAAAGTGGTGTCTGATTATGTTGACGTCGTCATGCTGGCTAAAGCAGGTGAAGCCTATGGCTCTGCTGAGGTGAGAGATTTATCAAGCATTCTCTTAGACCTTAATCCAAAAATCACGATTCAGCCAATTATTGAACATCCAAGATCGTTAAAAATCGTTCCTGACTTAATGTCCTATAACACGGTAAAACATGTGGTGTTTGGTATTCACGATTTTTCCAAAGCCATGGGCATCAATATTACGCCTACCAATTGGATTGAGGAGCTGACTTATTTTTTAAATCAAATTATGTTTGAAGCTCGAATCGCCGGTAAAGGGGTTATTGGAGGAGTCGAAACTTTAATTGGTGAACATATCATGCCAGAAAAATTTATTGAGCCACATGATGTTCGCCGCTGGTTAGATTTGCACGGTGATGACGAGTCACGCATCGTTTATCGTCACGCAGTGACTGAAGCAGAAAAAGGATTGACAGGAAAACAGGTGATTCATCCAGGACACATTCATCTATGTAAAGTAGCATACACCCCATCCCCAACAGAAATTAATCTGAGAATAAGAGTATTAAAAGCTGCGATTGAAGCGGATGCATTGCTTGGTGGTGCAATTAAATTTGAGGGGGAAATGCTTGATCCTCCGATGTTTGGTAAAGCATTGCAGACACTCTTAAGAGCGCATGCTCTCAGAGCCTTAAATCAAGAAGATACAGATTTTGCGATTAGTGTTTTGAATAAATTACCAGCTCAAGTCATTCGTGAAAACTGGCCTTATGGAGCAATACTATAA
- a CDS encoding acetyl-CoA synthetase, with the protein MIQKFEWEWNVPEEINIGQLCSSIHLGTEFENKLAMIVENDELGTDQISFKELAIKTDRFAQCLINLGLQSEDRVLIRLPNSLEYPISFLGAMKAGYVSVPTSTLLTAEEVVYLANDSQATALVTDKSMWKSLQGHNLPPQLKYIFLTGVGDIEKSEKFHIFDMQQEIEKIKKIDFSVNTKANDPAYLVYTSGTTGYPKGVLHAHRAIIGRKPASQYWFDFEGQDDRIVHSGKFNWTYVLGSGLMDPLHLGKTIVVFEGKNHADTWMKLIKKHSATIFIGVPTIYRQILQKTDFKAEDVPSLRYCMSAGEHLSDEVLNQWRDRFNQDIFEAVGMSEFSYYLSENKYNPIRPGSAGFPQPGHDIKLINPDTLEEVKTGEEGMICVPDSDPGLFLRYWNLPEETDKHLHSGWFFTGDYAKYDEDGYIWFLGRKDDIIKSFGYRVSPYEIERVFKSHPDVADCAAIGEEIEKDKLLVVTYILPHEGKQPDPNELLKFGQNHLAAYKAPKTIYIAHEFPKTKNGKILRKNIDKSIAVSQSTVR; encoded by the coding sequence ATGATTCAAAAGTTTGAGTGGGAATGGAATGTTCCTGAGGAAATAAATATTGGTCAACTATGTTCGTCTATTCATCTTGGAACAGAATTTGAAAATAAATTGGCCATGATTGTTGAGAATGATGAGCTTGGCACTGACCAAATTAGTTTCAAAGAATTGGCCATAAAAACGGATCGGTTTGCTCAATGTCTGATCAATTTAGGTTTACAAAGTGAAGACAGAGTTCTTATTCGTCTACCAAATTCTCTTGAATACCCCATCTCTTTTTTAGGCGCCATGAAGGCCGGATATGTTTCCGTACCTACTTCAACTTTATTAACAGCAGAAGAGGTTGTTTACTTAGCTAATGATTCTCAAGCCACCGCTTTGGTCACGGACAAATCCATGTGGAAATCGTTACAGGGGCATAATCTTCCTCCACAACTGAAATACATTTTCTTGACAGGGGTTGGGGATATTGAAAAGTCAGAAAAATTTCATATTTTTGATATGCAACAAGAAATCGAAAAGATAAAAAAAATTGATTTTTCTGTAAACACCAAGGCGAATGACCCGGCATACCTAGTCTATACTTCAGGGACTACAGGCTATCCAAAGGGAGTTTTACATGCCCATCGAGCTATTATTGGGAGAAAGCCTGCATCACAATATTGGTTTGACTTTGAAGGCCAAGATGATCGTATTGTTCACTCAGGGAAATTTAATTGGACATATGTTTTGGGGTCTGGGTTGATGGATCCACTCCATCTAGGAAAAACTATCGTGGTGTTTGAAGGAAAAAATCATGCAGACACATGGATGAAGTTGATCAAAAAACACAGTGCCACAATTTTTATTGGAGTCCCAACGATTTATCGACAGATCTTACAAAAGACTGACTTTAAGGCTGAAGATGTTCCGTCATTAAGGTATTGTATGAGCGCCGGTGAGCATTTATCTGATGAGGTGCTAAATCAATGGAGAGACAGATTTAACCAAGATATTTTTGAAGCGGTAGGTATGTCCGAATTTTCATATTATCTTTCTGAGAATAAATACAACCCCATCCGTCCAGGCTCAGCAGGCTTTCCTCAACCAGGACATGATATTAAATTAATAAATCCTGACACCTTAGAAGAGGTTAAAACAGGGGAAGAGGGGATGATATGTGTTCCTGATAGTGACCCAGGTTTATTTTTAAGGTATTGGAATTTACCCGAAGAAACAGATAAGCATTTACATAGCGGTTGGTTCTTTACAGGCGATTATGCGAAATATGATGAGGATGGCTATATTTGGTTTTTAGGAAGAAAAGACGACATCATTAAAAGCTTTGGTTACCGTGTGTCTCCATATGAAATTGAGCGTGTATTTAAATCTCATCCTGATGTGGCTGATTGTGCAGCGATTGGGGAAGAAATTGAAAAAGATAAATTATTAGTAGTGACTTATATTCTGCCACATGAAGGCAAACAGCCAGATCCTAATGAGCTTCTTAAGTTTGGACAAAATCATTTAGCCGCTTACAAGGCTCCAAAAACCATTTACATTGCCCATGAATTTCCTAAAACTAAAAATGGTAAAATATTAAGAAAAAATATTGATAAATCTATTGCAGTCTCTCAATCAACGGTTCGCTAA
- a CDS encoding fumarate hydratase (catalyzes the formation of fumarate from malate): MIKNQDIISSVSDALQYISYYHSEDFIQAMTAAYQKEESKPAKDAMLQILTSSKLSALGKRPLCQDTGIVTIFVEVGMDVEFEGDQTIDDLINQGVAEAYLNPENPLRASIVEDPLGLRKNTKNNTPAVIHTRLVKGRSIDFKIAAKGGGSENKAHLKMMNPSDDLVGYILDLIPTLGAGWCPPGVLGIGVGGTAEKAVIMAKESLMESIDIQELIDKGAKSRVDELRLELYEKINQLGIGAQGLGGITTVLDVKINDFPTHAASLPVAIIPNCAATRHIHFKLDGNGPAEFVPPKLDFYPKEEWQANENAIAVDLDSLTKERMSQFKAGDTLLLSGKILTARDAAHKRIESMIANGEQLPVDLKNRVIYYVGPVDPIQDEAVGPAGPTTATRMDKFTESILNQEVIGMIGKAERGQQTIEMIKKNKAIYMIAVGGAAFLVSKAIKKAQKIAFEELGMEAIYEFEVKDMPVTVAVDQEGNSIHTSGPKQWRIISK, from the coding sequence ATGATTAAAAACCAAGATATTATTTCTAGCGTCAGTGACGCGCTGCAGTACATATCCTATTATCACTCCGAAGATTTCATTCAAGCGATGACTGCAGCATACCAGAAGGAAGAATCAAAACCAGCTAAAGATGCCATGTTGCAAATATTAACGAGTTCAAAATTATCAGCTTTAGGCAAGAGACCTCTGTGTCAAGACACGGGTATTGTAACTATTTTTGTTGAGGTCGGCATGGATGTGGAATTTGAGGGTGACCAGACAATCGATGATTTAATTAATCAAGGTGTTGCCGAGGCTTATTTAAATCCTGAAAATCCCCTAAGAGCTTCAATTGTTGAGGATCCATTAGGGTTAAGGAAAAATACGAAGAATAATACACCTGCTGTGATTCATACTCGACTGGTTAAAGGTCGCTCGATAGACTTTAAGATTGCAGCCAAGGGAGGAGGGTCAGAGAATAAAGCGCATTTAAAAATGATGAATCCATCTGATGATCTGGTGGGTTACATTCTTGATCTCATTCCTACTTTAGGTGCTGGCTGGTGTCCACCAGGTGTTCTTGGAATAGGTGTTGGCGGCACTGCGGAAAAAGCTGTGATTATGGCGAAAGAGTCTTTAATGGAATCCATTGATATCCAAGAGTTAATAGATAAAGGCGCCAAATCAAGGGTGGATGAATTACGACTTGAATTGTATGAAAAAATTAATCAGCTTGGAATTGGGGCTCAAGGCCTAGGTGGTATCACCACTGTTTTGGATGTAAAAATTAATGATTTTCCAACGCATGCGGCATCGCTTCCGGTTGCTATTATTCCAAATTGTGCGGCCACAAGACACATTCACTTTAAGCTCGATGGAAATGGTCCTGCTGAGTTTGTTCCTCCCAAGTTAGACTTTTATCCAAAAGAAGAATGGCAAGCAAATGAGAATGCGATTGCAGTTGATCTTGATTCATTAACAAAAGAGCGGATGAGTCAATTTAAAGCAGGCGACACTTTATTGCTGAGTGGAAAAATTCTTACCGCTAGAGATGCCGCACATAAACGGATTGAGTCTATGATTGCTAATGGTGAACAGCTTCCAGTGGATTTAAAAAATAGAGTGATCTATTATGTTGGCCCAGTTGATCCCATTCAAGATGAGGCAGTCGGACCAGCAGGTCCCACAACGGCAACCAGGATGGATAAATTTACTGAATCTATTCTTAATCAAGAGGTGATCGGTATGATTGGCAAAGCCGAAAGAGGTCAGCAGACGATTGAGATGATTAAGAAAAATAAAGCGATTTATATGATTGCGGTTGGTGGCGCAGCATTTCTAGTTTCCAAAGCTATTAAGAAAGCACAAAAAATAGCTTTTGAAGAACTTGGTATGGAGGCTATTTATGAATTTGAGGTCAAAGATATGCCTGTTACTGTAGCTGTCGATCAAGAAGGAAATTCAATTCATACGAGCGGCCCCAAACAATGGAGAATCATTTCTAAATAA
- a CDS encoding fumarylacetoacetate hydrolase has translation MNQEDLSRLIEMAWEDRTPFDAIFKQYGLTENEVMRLMQKNLKRSSYVLWRKRVKEIGLKHQKKRGFLTSNAYASNQYKPK, from the coding sequence ATGAATCAAGAAGATCTTTCCCGACTTATCGAAATGGCCTGGGAAGATAGAACTCCATTTGATGCTATTTTTAAACAATATGGCTTAACTGAAAATGAAGTCATGCGTCTCATGCAAAAAAATCTCAAACGATCTTCTTACGTCTTATGGAGAAAAAGAGTTAAAGAGATTGGTTTAAAGCACCAAAAAAAACGTGGATTTTTGACTTCTAATGCGTATGCGAGCAATCAATACAAGCCAAAGTAA